The following are from one region of the Pseudodesulfovibrio piezophilus C1TLV30 genome:
- the dnaN gene encoding DNA polymerase III subunit beta, producing the protein MFLKVNRDEIIEGLQKSANIIPAKTGAAFLRTIWLQCENGSINVMSTDSNLEFMGSYPASIDGEGLAGVQGRAFYDLVKQLRSDQGELTIRTDESSTNVVVEQKARKYKFPVNDPEWFQKFSTFPEKGTVFWSGDFLHEIIDKISFCISDEDSMEAIACIYLVPREIMGVKKVEVCGLNGHQFAMFNFVNDDIYSMLPEEGVLIQKKYLSELKKWLTADEIELAISDKRLFFRTGDQRETFTLPLSYYQYPNYQNFLAKLNDDDVSTLEVNRHEMVDALSRVALFNTDSNRCAYFKFDGSEVLVSAQGQETGTAQESIDATFSGDMKRIAFPTRNLIDILNHFNSDTVKFTLTGTEAPCGVSGVDDRDYNVIVMPMMIQEETYYTEENA; encoded by the coding sequence ATGTTTTTGAAAGTGAACAGAGATGAAATTATCGAAGGCCTCCAGAAGTCGGCCAACATTATCCCGGCCAAAACCGGAGCAGCTTTCCTGCGTACCATCTGGCTGCAATGCGAAAATGGAAGCATCAATGTGATGTCCACGGATTCCAATCTCGAATTCATGGGATCATACCCAGCCAGTATCGATGGGGAAGGATTGGCCGGAGTTCAAGGGCGCGCTTTCTATGATCTGGTCAAGCAGTTGCGTTCTGACCAGGGAGAGTTGACGATCCGTACGGATGAAAGTTCGACCAATGTGGTGGTGGAGCAAAAAGCAAGAAAATACAAATTTCCAGTAAATGATCCGGAATGGTTCCAGAAATTCTCCACATTTCCCGAGAAGGGAACCGTCTTCTGGTCAGGTGATTTTTTGCATGAGATTATCGATAAAATCTCATTCTGCATTTCCGATGAAGACTCCATGGAGGCCATTGCCTGCATCTATCTTGTTCCTCGCGAGATCATGGGAGTCAAAAAAGTGGAAGTCTGCGGGCTCAATGGTCACCAGTTCGCCATGTTCAATTTTGTCAACGACGATATCTATTCCATGCTCCCGGAAGAAGGCGTTCTGATCCAGAAAAAATATCTGTCTGAATTGAAAAAATGGCTGACAGCCGATGAAATAGAGCTGGCAATCAGCGACAAACGCCTTTTCTTCCGCACTGGCGACCAGAGAGAAACATTTACTCTGCCCCTGTCCTATTACCAATATCCCAACTACCAGAATTTTCTGGCAAAATTGAATGATGATGATGTTTCCACCCTGGAAGTGAACCGTCATGAAATGGTGGATGCCCTTTCGCGTGTCGCCCTGTTCAACACTGATTCCAATCGCTGCGCCTACTTTAAATTCGACGGGAGCGAAGTTTTAGTCTCGGCCCAAGGTCAAGAGACGGGGACGGCTCAGGAATCCATTGACGCCACCTTCAGCGGCGATATGAAGCGTATTGCGTTCCCTACTCGGAACCTCATAGACATACTCAACCACTTCAATTCCGACACGGTGAAATTCACCCTCACCGGAACCGAAGCTCCCTGCGGCGTTTCCGGTGTTGACGATCGTGACTATAACGTGATCGTGATGCCAATGATGATTCAGGAAGAGACTTACTACACAGAGGAAAATGCTTAG
- the gyrB gene encoding DNA topoisomerase (ATP-hydrolyzing) subunit B — protein sequence MSDNSYSAESITVLEGLEAVRKRPAMYIGSTDIRGLHHLVYEVIDNSIDEAMAGFCDKIKVTLHMDNSCTVTDNGRGIPVDIHSKEGVPAVQLAMTTLHAGGKFDSDTYKVSGGLHGVGVSCVNALSEFMETTIKRNDTVYRMKFERGKVVGELEEVGTADSTGTSQRFRPDEEIFEVNQFDYDVLRKRFKELAYLNSGLEIEFKDERNPEAEAERFKFDGGIKQYVKDINTNQNTIGEIVYGEGESENMVVEFALQYTSSYKENTYTFANNIRTIEGGTHLAGYKTALTRAINAYVQNGDLPKKLIKKLTGDDVREGLTSVISVKLPEPQFEGQTKTKLGNSEAAGLVSGVIYEKLNTFFEENPKEARFIIEKVVDAARAREAARKARDLVRRKGALSDNSLPGKLADCQSKKPEDSEIFIVEGDSAGGSAKQGRDPKHQAILPLRGKILNVEKTRMDKMLGNKEIRAMITALGIGIGQDEEEKDYEKLRYHKVVIMTDADVDGSHIRTLLLTFFFRQYEELINRGNLYIAQPPLYRAHRGKFEKFIKDDIELDDFLMEKVSTDVTIKTEAGKVFVGEELMEIMEKIRFMRGRFNEAETAGIEIGLYQALMNYPERIAFSHFEDHDPEKFKESFLEAGYKVIIDVEHDYELDKDRTYITFENSNGHRIRLAMEFFYSKLYKRGYTTFNELKETCGGFDFALQFKDSERPVKGIFSLYDTVIEEAQRGWQIQRYKGLGEMNPDQLWETTMHPEKRTMLQVNIEDAAAANDIFTDLMGDNVEPRRLFIEKNALAVQELDI from the coding sequence ATGAGCGATAATAGCTATAGCGCCGAATCAATTACGGTCCTTGAGGGGTTGGAGGCTGTTCGAAAACGGCCTGCCATGTATATTGGCTCCACAGATATCCGTGGTCTGCACCATTTGGTTTATGAGGTTATCGATAACTCTATCGATGAAGCCATGGCCGGGTTCTGCGATAAGATCAAGGTTACCCTTCACATGGACAATTCTTGCACCGTGACAGATAACGGGCGTGGAATTCCCGTGGATATTCATTCCAAAGAGGGAGTTCCCGCTGTCCAACTGGCCATGACGACTCTCCATGCAGGCGGTAAGTTCGACTCCGATACCTACAAGGTCTCCGGTGGTCTGCATGGTGTCGGTGTGTCGTGTGTCAACGCCCTGTCCGAATTCATGGAAACCACCATCAAACGAAATGATACTGTCTACCGGATGAAGTTTGAACGCGGCAAGGTCGTGGGTGAACTTGAGGAGGTGGGTACTGCCGATTCCACGGGAACCAGCCAGCGTTTTCGGCCTGATGAGGAAATATTTGAAGTCAACCAGTTTGACTACGATGTGCTCAGGAAGCGATTCAAGGAGTTGGCGTATCTTAATTCGGGCCTTGAAATTGAATTCAAGGATGAGCGAAATCCTGAAGCTGAAGCCGAAAGGTTCAAGTTTGACGGTGGAATCAAGCAATACGTCAAGGACATCAACACAAACCAGAATACGATTGGTGAAATCGTCTATGGCGAGGGTGAATCCGAAAACATGGTTGTCGAGTTCGCCTTGCAGTATACTTCGAGCTACAAGGAAAACACCTACACTTTCGCGAATAATATCAGGACAATTGAAGGCGGAACGCACCTTGCCGGTTACAAGACCGCACTGACTCGTGCCATCAATGCATATGTCCAAAACGGTGACCTGCCAAAAAAATTGATCAAGAAATTGACTGGTGATGATGTCCGTGAAGGGCTGACATCGGTTATTTCCGTCAAACTGCCCGAACCACAATTTGAAGGGCAGACCAAGACAAAGCTTGGGAACTCCGAAGCCGCAGGTCTCGTCTCTGGTGTTATTTATGAGAAACTGAATACTTTCTTTGAAGAGAATCCCAAGGAAGCACGCTTCATCATTGAAAAAGTTGTCGATGCCGCCCGAGCCAGGGAAGCAGCCCGTAAGGCTCGTGATCTGGTTCGGCGAAAAGGTGCTCTTTCCGACAACTCTTTGCCTGGTAAACTCGCGGACTGCCAATCAAAAAAACCTGAGGATTCCGAAATCTTCATTGTTGAGGGAGATTCGGCAGGTGGTTCGGCCAAACAGGGCCGAGATCCTAAACACCAGGCTATTCTCCCCTTGCGAGGTAAGATTCTCAATGTTGAGAAAACTCGCATGGACAAAATGCTCGGAAACAAGGAAATCCGCGCCATGATCACGGCGCTGGGAATTGGTATCGGGCAGGATGAAGAGGAAAAGGATTACGAAAAATTACGCTATCACAAAGTCGTTATCATGACAGATGCTGATGTTGACGGCTCGCATATCCGTACCCTGCTCCTGACCTTTTTCTTCAGGCAGTACGAAGAGCTGATCAACCGGGGTAATCTCTATATTGCCCAGCCGCCTCTGTACCGTGCCCACAGGGGCAAGTTTGAGAAATTCATCAAGGATGATATCGAACTGGATGATTTTTTGATGGAAAAAGTCAGTACCGATGTGACCATCAAAACCGAGGCTGGCAAGGTTTTTGTCGGCGAAGAGTTGATGGAGATCATGGAGAAGATTCGATTTATGCGTGGTCGCTTTAACGAAGCAGAGACCGCAGGGATCGAGATAGGTCTATATCAGGCGTTGATGAATTACCCCGAACGGATTGCTTTCAGCCATTTTGAAGACCATGATCCTGAGAAATTCAAAGAGTCATTCCTGGAGGCTGGGTACAAGGTCATCATCGATGTCGAACACGATTACGAGTTAGACAAGGATCGGACTTACATCACCTTTGAAAATTCCAATGGGCATCGTATCCGTCTCGCCATGGAGTTCTTTTATTCCAAGCTCTATAAACGTGGGTACACCACATTCAACGAGTTGAAGGAAACCTGCGGTGGATTTGATTTTGCCTTGCAGTTCAAGGACTCCGAAAGACCGGTCAAAGGGATTTTCTCACTCTATGATACCGTGATTGAGGAGGCTCAGCGTGGCTGGCAGATTCAGCGCTACAAAGGTCTGGGTGAAATGAATCCTGATCAGCTCTGGGAAACCACCATGCATCCTGAAAAAAGGACCATGCTTCAGGTTAATATTGAAGATGCTGCGGCGGCAAATGACATATTCACAGACTTGATGGGTGATAATGTCGAACCACGTCGGTTGTTTATCGAAAAGAACGCCCTTGCAGTACAAGAGTTGGATATCTAA
- a CDS encoding DnaA ATPase domain-containing protein — protein sequence MKQSLRKHLLQTNSNDDLKRWFDPLHIEYEEETKRIIVGFPHSFFAKWFESDIQDKFEAQLNMFLGSGYLVSYQDKSAGERSTGVQAPDVVKRIDFPFGQEFIFDTFLINKKNYFPIASAKEVAKQTGSLFNPFIICGPGGSGKTHLIKSVGNEISKKHDYSNIFMGTMDELNSLYAIQFRGDPFRARNHLFEYDFMFLDDFQKIREYPHFQQELVNIFNHFYDNKKQMVLACRDKVTSYDFLDDSLQSRLGWGLIVTLKEPDLEIRVGYIQRQCRIKRLVLNKEQILTLAQRFTDFRYLQGILLKLFAFKELVKKELTQKDFEHILSNTEEKATDDLTPKKIMSVVSEHFNIRLGDMTGSKRHQHIAHARQVAMFLCRQMLKTSYPSLGRTFGGKDHSTVLYSVKKINQLQEDNYELKQLLKTLKTKCRMT from the coding sequence GTGAAACAGTCTCTTCGCAAACACCTTCTCCAGACCAATTCCAACGATGACCTCAAGCGGTGGTTCGACCCTCTTCATATCGAATACGAAGAGGAAACCAAACGCATCATCGTGGGATTCCCCCACTCATTCTTCGCCAAATGGTTCGAGAGCGACATTCAAGACAAATTCGAAGCCCAGCTCAACATGTTTCTCGGCAGCGGCTATCTGGTCAGCTATCAGGACAAAAGCGCGGGAGAAAGATCCACGGGAGTTCAGGCTCCCGATGTCGTCAAACGCATCGATTTTCCATTTGGGCAGGAATTTATCTTTGACACTTTCCTGATCAACAAAAAAAACTATTTCCCCATAGCCTCGGCAAAAGAGGTGGCAAAGCAAACGGGTTCCCTTTTCAATCCGTTTATCATTTGCGGCCCTGGCGGTTCGGGGAAGACCCACCTTATCAAATCCGTGGGTAATGAGATCAGCAAGAAGCATGACTACTCGAATATCTTCATGGGGACCATGGATGAACTGAATTCGCTCTATGCCATTCAGTTCAGAGGAGACCCATTCCGAGCCAGAAACCACTTGTTCGAATATGATTTCATGTTCCTTGATGATTTTCAGAAAATACGGGAATACCCGCATTTTCAACAGGAATTAGTTAATATATTCAACCATTTTTATGACAATAAAAAACAAATGGTTCTTGCATGCAGGGATAAGGTTACCAGCTATGACTTTCTTGATGATTCTCTCCAGTCCCGTCTGGGATGGGGACTGATCGTCACCTTGAAAGAACCGGACCTCGAAATCAGGGTTGGGTATATTCAGCGTCAGTGCCGTATCAAGCGACTCGTTTTGAACAAGGAACAAATACTGACCTTGGCGCAACGCTTCACCGATTTCAGATACCTTCAAGGTATTCTGCTGAAATTATTTGCTTTCAAGGAGCTTGTCAAAAAAGAACTGACGCAGAAAGACTTTGAACACATCTTGTCGAACACAGAAGAAAAAGCCACTGATGACCTGACCCCGAAGAAGATTATGAGCGTGGTGAGTGAACATTTTAACATCCGCCTAGGCGATATGACCGGTTCAAAACGGCATCAGCACATCGCCCACGCCCGTCAGGTCGCAATGTTCCTTTGTCGCCAGATGCTCAAGACATCCTACCCTTCCCTTGGCCGTACTTTTGGGGGAAAAGACCATTCGACAGTCCTGTATTCGGTAAAAAAAATCAATCAATTACAGGAAGATAATTACGAATTGAAACAACTGTTGAAAACGTTGAAGACAAAATGTCGCATGACATGA
- a CDS encoding homocysteine biosynthesis protein: MAQHQVNKTIKEINDRIKKGKAVVVNAEEMVRIVKKEGKVKAAQEVDVVTTGTFSPMCSSGLLLNIGQQPPVMKVSKMWLNNVPCYSGIAAVDAYLGCTEASEDDPLNKVHPGRFAYGGAHVMEDLLRGKAVHLRGEGYGTDCYPRREIDKDITLADLPNAVMLNPRNCYQNYNCAVNLTSRTIYTYMGPLKSNCSNANFATAGQLSPLFNDPYLKTIGMGTRIFLGGGIGYVIGEGTQHVQKPQRNERGIPENPSGTLMLKGDFKKMDARYVRAQSLLGYGVSLALGVGIPIPMLNEEMAWFTGASDADITMPIKDYGYDYPNGIPRELGRVTFEELRSGEIEVNGKKTSTVPLTSYSMSLEVADKLKQWIENGDFLLSEKVDDIPSF, encoded by the coding sequence ATGGCACAACATCAGGTGAACAAGACGATCAAGGAGATCAACGATCGGATCAAAAAAGGCAAGGCCGTGGTGGTCAATGCCGAGGAAATGGTCCGCATCGTAAAGAAGGAAGGCAAGGTCAAGGCGGCACAGGAAGTGGATGTCGTCACCACCGGAACCTTCTCTCCTATGTGTTCGTCAGGACTGCTGCTCAATATAGGACAGCAGCCACCGGTAATGAAAGTTTCGAAGATGTGGTTGAATAATGTGCCCTGCTACTCCGGCATTGCTGCTGTGGATGCGTATTTGGGGTGCACAGAGGCTTCGGAGGATGATCCCCTTAACAAGGTCCATCCGGGACGCTTTGCGTACGGTGGAGCTCACGTTATGGAAGATCTGCTTCGTGGCAAGGCCGTTCATCTTCGTGGGGAAGGGTACGGCACTGATTGCTATCCGCGTCGAGAGATAGACAAGGATATCACGCTGGCCGATCTTCCCAATGCCGTCATGCTCAATCCTCGTAACTGCTATCAGAATTACAATTGCGCGGTGAATCTGACCAGCCGGACCATTTACACATATATGGGACCGCTTAAGTCCAACTGCTCCAATGCGAATTTTGCGACGGCAGGGCAGCTTTCTCCCTTGTTTAATGACCCCTATCTCAAAACCATCGGTATGGGCACCAGGATATTTCTCGGCGGCGGTATCGGGTACGTCATTGGTGAAGGCACCCAGCATGTTCAGAAGCCTCAGCGTAATGAGCGGGGTATCCCGGAAAATCCGTCCGGAACACTGATGCTGAAGGGGGATTTCAAGAAAATGGATGCTCGGTATGTTCGCGCCCAATCCCTGCTCGGCTATGGCGTTTCCCTGGCTCTTGGTGTCGGAATTCCCATTCCTATGCTCAATGAGGAGATGGCATGGTTCACTGGCGCATCAGATGCGGATATCACTATGCCTATCAAGGATTACGGCTATGATTATCCCAATGGGATTCCACGGGAACTCGGCCGTGTAACTTTCGAGGAACTGCGCAGCGGGGAAATCGAGGTCAATGGTAAAAAGACATCGACTGTCCCTCTGACGAGTTATTCCATGTCCTTGGAGGTGGCTGATAAACTCAAGCAGTGGATTGAGAATGGTGATTTCTTGCTGAGTGAAAAAGTAGATGATATTCCAAGCTTTTAA